In a single window of the Zea mays cultivar B73 chromosome 5, Zm-B73-REFERENCE-NAM-5.0, whole genome shotgun sequence genome:
- the LOC103626949 gene encoding expansin-A23: MAAPGRVFTLLMLLAAAGTMAASDAAVVPATTSPSPAPTGWLKAHATFYGGADASDTMGGACGYGNLFTQGYGTRTAALSTVLFNDGASCGQCYKIACDRKRADPMFCRPGVTVTVTATNFCPPNLALPEGGWCNQQRPHFDMAQPAWEKIGVYGGGIIPVMYQRVPCVKRGGVRFTINGHDYFNLVLVTNVAAAGSIRSMDVKTSNSTGWTRMARNWGANWHSLAYLTGQALSFRVIDTDGQTIEFANVVSQGWKFGQTFASGLQFK; encoded by the exons ATGGCGGCTCCAGGTCGAGTTTTCACACTACTCATGCTGCTCGCAGCTGCGGGCACCATGGCCGCTAGTGACGCCGCCGTCGTCCCCGCCACCACGTCACCGTCTCCGGCACCGACCGGGTGGCTAAAGGCGCACGCCACGTTCTATGGAGGCGCTGATGCCTCGGACACCATGG GCGGCGCGTGCGGGTACGGCAACCTCTTCACGCAGGGCTACGGCACGCGGACGGCGGCGCTGAGCACGGTGCTCTTCAACGACGGCGCCTCGTGCGGGCAGTGCTACAAGATCGCCTGCGACCGCAAGAGAGCCGACCCCATGTTCTGCAGACCCGGCGTCACGGTGACCGTCACGGCCACCAACTTCTGCCCGCCCAACCTGGCGCTGCCCGAGGGCGGCTGGTGCAATCAGCAGCGCCCGCACTTCGACATGGCGCAGCCGGCCTGGGAGAAGATCGGCGTCTACGGCGGTGGCATCATTCCGGTCATGTACCAGAGGGTTCCTTGCGTGAAGCGAGGTGGAGTCAGGTTCACCATCAACGGGCACGACTACTTCAACCTCGTGCTCGTGACCAACGTCGCGGCTGCTGGCTCCATCAGATCCATGGACGTCAAGACCTCCAACTCCACTGGCTGGACCCGGATGGCACGAAACTGGGGCGCGAACTGGCACTCTCTCGCCTACCTCACAGGGCAAGCGCTCTCGTTCAGGGTCATCGATACAGACGGACAAACTATTGAGTTCGCAAATGTGGTGTCACAAGGATGGAAGTTTGGCCAAACATTTGCATCCGGGTTACAGTTCAAGTGA